In one window of Bacillota bacterium DNA:
- a CDS encoding WYL domain-containing protein codes for MKVERILHILCLLMEQPRSVEMIIDALAQDHRFDWQRYSKETIYRDIKQLRSSGFKINHSRKTGMYELKSVPVRLDFEPGEIVALAIACHAIPEEAGMPYAKELSGALNKISGLLSPESRQTLSSNPYFEMKFKPVADYSLHQETIEKIRRAIAASREIEMVYYSAKSNKEQKRIVDPYELYFSEGGVRLEGFCHLKRKLLEFRVDRIRELKVLPTTIKVPADDDSFTFKLWLDQKLTRSIGDRFPDQKIKINEDGTSILTARSDNPFHLILQVLAYGERAKLLAPAHLRRRMAAIADQMYILYAGE; via the coding sequence ATGAAAGTAGAGCGTATTTTACATATCCTTTGCCTGTTGATGGAGCAGCCGAGAAGTGTCGAAATGATTATTGACGCTTTAGCTCAAGATCACCGGTTTGACTGGCAACGCTACTCAAAAGAAACAATCTACCGCGACATAAAACAGTTGCGCAGCTCTGGGTTTAAAATAAACCACTCCAGAAAGACTGGCATGTACGAACTTAAATCCGTCCCGGTCCGCCTAGATTTTGAGCCTGGAGAGATCGTTGCACTTGCTATTGCCTGCCATGCTATCCCCGAAGAAGCAGGGATGCCATATGCAAAAGAATTATCAGGCGCCCTTAATAAGATATCTGGGCTTTTATCGCCAGAGAGCAGGCAGACGTTATCCAGCAATCCGTATTTTGAAATGAAATTTAAACCAGTGGCCGATTATAGTCTCCACCAAGAGACCATAGAAAAAATCAGGCGCGCCATCGCAGCCAGCAGAGAAATCGAGATGGTCTATTACAGCGCAAAAAGCAATAAAGAGCAAAAACGGATTGTTGACCCATATGAGCTTTACTTTAGCGAGGGCGGGGTAAGGCTTGAAGGCTTTTGTCATTTAAAGCGCAAGCTTCTTGAGTTTAGAGTTGACCGTATAAGAGAGCTAAAAGTACTGCCAACCACGATAAAGGTACCGGCAGATGATGATAGCTTCACGTTTAAGCTCTGGCTTGACCAAAAGCTAACAAGGTCTATAGGTGATAGGTTTCCCGATCAAAAAATAAAGATAAACGAAGACGGTACCTCGATTTTGACCGCGCGATCGGACAACCCATTTCATCTTATCCTTCAGGTGCTTGCCTACGGTGAGCGCGCTAAGCTGCTTGCGCCTGCACATTTAAGAAGGCGCATGGCTGCAATCGCTGACCAGATGTACATCTTGTATGCCGGTGAATAG
- a CDS encoding DUF4352 domain-containing protein: protein MKKVLLWGGIAVIVLVVIAAIASGGGNDKKGSDTNSKQAVSSSSSEKSPTTTDAKKEVKVGETLTVGEVKWTAGSPERTDTIKSDNEFIKSAKANGIFVIVPLTAELVGKESGTIDSSQLNIVDSKGRKFKPTDNSDVLMLMSDSSIFLKQVDPNVPVSGKAVFDIATDATGLKLEVEDLRAFSNEKGYIDLGL, encoded by the coding sequence GTGAAAAAGGTTTTGCTTTGGGGAGGCATTGCTGTTATTGTCCTCGTTGTTATTGCAGCGATCGCAAGCGGCGGTGGCAATGATAAGAAAGGTTCAGATACAAACAGCAAACAAGCGGTCTCATCTTCATCATCAGAAAAATCGCCAACAACAACGGATGCTAAAAAAGAAGTAAAAGTTGGAGAAACCTTAACAGTTGGAGAAGTAAAATGGACTGCTGGCAGCCCTGAGAGAACAGACACGATTAAATCGGACAATGAATTTATTAAGTCTGCAAAAGCTAACGGTATTTTTGTAATAGTTCCCTTAACCGCTGAGCTTGTCGGCAAAGAGAGCGGAACCATCGATAGCTCTCAACTCAACATAGTCGACTCAAAAGGACGAAAGTTTAAGCCTACCGATAACAGCGATGTTTTAATGCTTATGAGCGACTCGTCTATTTTTCTAAAGCAAGTCGACCCGAATGTGCCGGTAAGTGGAAAGGCAGTATTTGACATAGCTACGGACGCAACAGGCTTAAAACTTGAAGTTGAAGATTTGCGCGCTTTCTCTAATGAGAAGGGAT